A single window of Lysobacter oculi DNA harbors:
- a CDS encoding ATP-dependent DNA helicase, which translates to MSTLRDRTREALGEAGPLASAIPGFVPRETQQRLADAIADAVIETGTLLAEAGTGTGKTYAYLVPALLSGRKTIISTGTRALQDQLYHRDLPRVREALGIGHSSALLKGRANYLCRQRMEQAKGEPKFASREHATQFQRIVAWSGRTRFGDLAELENMPEDSPVYPLVTSTNENCLGNECPFWSECFVVQARQRAQAADVVVVNHHLLLADLALKQEGFGEILPGAQTFVVDEAHQLPELAAQFFGEGLGARLLVELARDVLSASRESSGALAALQAPAQQFEHVSRYLRAAMDNLPVRGTRERALHEPAVESAFDALSDALVALIAALGPWRESGPALDAAHARAVEAEARLQRWLEAWNRDLDEEAEPLDERSPDPGRDNVYWYELTPKGFRLQRTPLDISGPLRRHREQSRAAWIFTSATLAVGGAFNHVSQRLGLWEPETRLEPGPFDWPRQALLYMPKRMPEPSEFGFNTAVVEAVLPVLRASQGRAFLLFASHRALKEAAQLLRERDDIPWPLFVQGEAPRAQLLQQFRDSGHGVLLGTASFREGVDVAGDALSVVVIDKLPFAAPDDPVFEARLDAVRRSGGNPFRDEQLPQAVIALKQGAGRLIRTIDDRGVLVLCDPRLHGKSYGRIFIDSLPPMPRTREIADVEAFFAMRDAGDDASSG; encoded by the coding sequence ATGAGCACGCTCCGCGACCGTACCCGCGAGGCCCTGGGCGAAGCCGGGCCGCTGGCGTCCGCCATCCCCGGCTTCGTGCCGCGCGAGACGCAGCAACGGCTGGCCGACGCCATCGCCGACGCCGTCATCGAGACAGGCACCCTGCTGGCCGAAGCCGGCACCGGCACCGGCAAGACCTACGCCTATCTGGTGCCGGCGCTGCTGTCCGGCCGCAAGACCATCATCAGCACCGGCACCCGCGCGCTGCAGGACCAGCTCTATCACCGCGACCTGCCGCGCGTGCGCGAGGCGCTTGGCATCGGCCACAGTTCCGCGCTGCTGAAGGGCCGCGCCAACTACCTGTGCCGCCAGCGCATGGAGCAGGCCAAGGGCGAGCCCAAATTCGCCAGCCGCGAACACGCCACCCAGTTCCAGCGCATCGTCGCCTGGAGCGGGCGCACCCGCTTCGGTGACCTGGCCGAGCTGGAAAACATGCCGGAAGACTCGCCGGTCTATCCGCTGGTCACCTCCACCAACGAGAACTGCCTGGGCAACGAATGTCCGTTCTGGAGCGAGTGCTTCGTGGTGCAGGCGCGCCAGCGTGCACAGGCGGCGGATGTGGTGGTGGTCAACCATCACCTGCTGCTGGCCGACCTGGCGCTCAAGCAGGAGGGCTTCGGCGAGATCCTGCCGGGCGCGCAGACCTTCGTGGTCGACGAGGCGCACCAGTTGCCGGAACTCGCCGCACAGTTCTTCGGTGAAGGCCTGGGCGCACGGTTGCTGGTGGAACTGGCGCGCGATGTCCTGTCCGCCTCGCGCGAATCCTCCGGTGCGCTCGCCGCGTTGCAGGCCCCTGCGCAGCAGTTCGAACACGTCAGCCGCTACCTGCGTGCGGCGATGGACAACCTGCCGGTGCGCGGCACCCGCGAACGCGCGTTGCACGAACCGGCAGTCGAGAGTGCGTTCGATGCCTTGTCGGATGCGCTCGTCGCGTTGATCGCGGCGCTCGGCCCGTGGCGCGAAAGCGGTCCCGCGCTCGATGCCGCCCACGCCCGCGCGGTCGAGGCCGAAGCCCGCCTGCAACGCTGGCTGGAAGCCTGGAACCGCGATCTGGATGAGGAGGCCGAACCGCTCGACGAGCGCAGCCCCGATCCCGGTCGCGACAACGTCTACTGGTACGAACTGACGCCGAAGGGCTTCCGCCTGCAGCGCACGCCGCTGGATATCTCCGGCCCGCTGCGCCGCCATCGCGAGCAGTCGCGCGCGGCGTGGATTTTCACCTCGGCCACGCTCGCGGTCGGCGGCGCGTTCAACCATGTCTCGCAGCGGCTGGGCCTGTGGGAGCCGGAAACGAGGCTCGAACCCGGCCCGTTCGACTGGCCGCGGCAGGCGCTGCTCTACATGCCCAAGCGCATGCCCGAGCCCTCTGAATTCGGTTTCAACACCGCGGTGGTCGAGGCGGTGCTGCCGGTGCTGCGCGCCTCGCAGGGCCGCGCCTTCCTGCTGTTCGCCTCGCATCGCGCGTTGAAGGAGGCCGCGCAGTTGCTGCGCGAGCGCGACGATATTCCGTGGCCGCTGTTCGTGCAGGGTGAGGCGCCGCGCGCGCAGCTGCTGCAGCAGTTCCGCGATTCCGGCCATGGCGTGCTGCTCGGCACCGCGAGTTTCCGCGAAGGGGTCGATGTCGCGGGCGATGCGCTGTCGGTCGTCGTCATCGACAAGCTGCCGTTTGCCGCGCCGGACGATCCGGTGTTCGAAGCGCGGCTCGATGCCGTGCGCCGCAGCGGCGGCAATCCCTTCCGCGACGAACAGCTGCCGCAGGCGGTGATCGCGCTCAAGCAGGGCGCGGGCCGGCTGATCCGCACCATCGATGATCGCGGCGTGCTGGTGCTGTGCGACCCGCGCCTGCATGGCAAGAGCTATGGCCGCATCTTCATCGACTCGCTGCCGCCGATGCCGCGCACGCGCGAGATCGCCGATGTCGAAGCGTTCTTCGCGATGCGCGATGCAGGTGATGACGCGTCATCCGGATAA
- the tsaB gene encoding tRNA (adenosine(37)-N6)-threonylcarbamoyltransferase complex dimerization subunit type 1 TsaB: MNLLALETSTEACSVALVHGDLLIERFEVAPRRHAELTLPWTDALLAEAGLARSAVQAIAVGRGPGAFTGVRLGISLAQGMALALGVPAVAISTLAALAMRADAGEGERVLAAIDARMGEVYCCAYEIRDGEPHALGDEHVGAPDSVQVEGEGWHGVGTGFAAQDNALKTRLAAQLASVDAEALPHAADVARLAIAAYKRGEAVAPERIEPAYLRNNVALTLAEQQALRASRA, from the coding sequence ATGAACCTGCTCGCGCTCGAAACCAGCACCGAAGCCTGCTCGGTCGCCCTTGTCCACGGCGACCTGCTTATCGAGCGCTTCGAAGTCGCGCCGCGTCGCCACGCCGAACTCACCCTGCCGTGGACCGACGCGTTGCTGGCCGAAGCCGGCCTCGCGCGCAGTGCCGTGCAGGCGATCGCGGTCGGTCGCGGGCCGGGCGCGTTCACCGGCGTGCGGCTCGGCATCTCGCTGGCGCAGGGCATGGCGCTGGCGCTCGGTGTGCCGGCTGTCGCCATTTCCACGCTCGCCGCATTGGCGATGCGTGCCGATGCCGGCGAAGGCGAACGCGTCCTCGCCGCCATCGACGCGCGCATGGGCGAGGTCTATTGCTGCGCCTACGAAATCCGCGATGGCGAACCGCACGCGCTCGGCGATGAACACGTCGGTGCGCCCGACAGCGTGCAGGTGGAAGGCGAAGGCTGGCACGGCGTCGGTACCGGATTCGCCGCGCAGGACAACGCATTGAAGACGCGCCTGGCCGCGCAGCTTGCATCGGTGGATGCCGAAGCCCTGCCGCATGCCGCCGATGTCGCGCGGCTTGCCATCGCCGCCTATAAGCGTGGCGAAGCGGTGGCGCCGGAGCGCATCGAGCCTGCCTACCTGCGCAACAACGTCGCGCTGACGCTGGCCGAGCAGCAGGCGTTGCGGGCGTCACGTGCATGA
- the lepB gene encoding signal peptidase I, with amino-acid sequence MHHPEAASPSRFHGWRAETLRIAFALLLLMGFRSAFANHYVVPSGSMQPTLMPGDRVLVDMRAYGLRLPFTHTRLLGAGVPVRGEVAIFESPVEGTRLIKRVVAVAGDEVEVRDGHLRINGRDVAVAGARDSERLGTHVFQLDLSLGGGPDAAGRVPPGKVLVMGDARGNSVDGRMFGLLPADTFYARAIAVYWRSGEGPVWRRL; translated from the coding sequence ATGCACCACCCCGAGGCCGCATCGCCCTCCCGCTTCCACGGCTGGCGTGCCGAGACATTGCGCATCGCCTTCGCCCTGTTGCTGCTGATGGGCTTCCGCTCCGCCTTCGCCAACCATTACGTGGTGCCGAGTGGTTCCATGCAGCCCACGTTGATGCCCGGCGACCGCGTGCTGGTCGATATGCGCGCCTACGGCCTGCGCCTGCCGTTCACCCACACGCGCCTGCTCGGTGCGGGCGTGCCCGTGCGCGGCGAGGTCGCCATCTTCGAATCGCCGGTGGAGGGCACGCGCCTGATCAAGCGCGTCGTCGCGGTCGCCGGCGACGAGGTGGAAGTGCGCGACGGCCATCTGCGCATCAACGGGCGGGATGTCGCGGTGGCGGGCGCGCGCGATTCGGAACGCCTCGGCACGCATGTCTTCCAGCTCGATCTGAGCCTTGGCGGTGGCCCCGATGCCGCCGGCCGCGTGCCGCCCGGCAAGGTGCTGGTGATGGGCGATGCGCGCGGCAACAGCGTCGATGGCCGCATGTTCGGCCTGCTGCCGGCCGACACCTTCTACGCGCGGGCCATCGCGGTGTACTGGCGCAGTGGCGAAGGCCCGGTCTGGCGCCGGCTCTGA
- a CDS encoding energy transducer TonB gives MSASAAPPLPAAARLGERDRLGATLALSAALHALVILGVGFAVEQAAPVTPMLDVILSGTRTPLTPKQAEFLAQASNQGGGEHDKSSRPTESVSGPLPLPEAGIAPQPLRAQSPQAAPAPEARVVAAPDSDTRVAAPRIQPQAEAEPLPPGPEKVTHDIDMARLAAEVHLNSQRYAKRPKRKFVSASTQEYAYADYLRRWVDRAERIGNLNFPEAARQRGLSGQVVMSIGIRRNGSVESAQVLVSSGQPILDQAALRIAKLAQPYPPLPKTSDEIDVLNVVRTWNFRRGGTFDDE, from the coding sequence ATGAGCGCAAGCGCGGCCCCGCCCCTGCCCGCCGCCGCGCGGCTGGGCGAGCGCGACCGGCTCGGCGCGACGCTGGCGCTGTCGGCGGCGCTGCATGCGCTGGTCATCCTCGGCGTCGGCTTCGCGGTGGAACAGGCCGCGCCGGTGACGCCGATGCTCGACGTCATCCTCTCCGGCACGCGCACGCCGCTCACGCCGAAGCAGGCGGAATTCCTGGCCCAAGCCAGCAACCAGGGCGGCGGCGAACACGACAAGTCATCACGCCCCACCGAGTCGGTGAGCGGCCCGCTGCCGTTGCCGGAAGCCGGCATCGCCCCGCAACCGTTGCGCGCACAGAGCCCGCAGGCCGCGCCGGCGCCGGAAGCGCGCGTGGTCGCCGCGCCGGACAGCGACACCCGCGTGGCGGCGCCGCGCATCCAGCCGCAGGCCGAGGCCGAACCGCTGCCACCGGGACCGGAAAAGGTCACCCACGACATCGACATGGCACGGCTCGCCGCCGAGGTGCATCTCAACTCGCAGCGCTACGCCAAGCGCCCGAAGCGCAAGTTCGTATCCGCGAGCACGCAGGAATACGCCTATGCCGACTACCTGCGGCGCTGGGTGGACCGCGCCGAGCGCATCGGCAACCTCAATTTCCCCGAAGCCGCGCGCCAGCGTGGGCTGTCCGGGCAGGTGGTGATGAGCATCGGCATCCGCCGCAACGGCAGCGTGGAATCGGCGCAGGTGCTGGTGTCGAGCGGGCAGCCGATCCTCGACCAGGCCGCGCTGCGCATCGCCAAGCTCGCGCAGCCCTATCCGCCGCTGCCGAAGACCAGCGACGAGATCGACGTGCTCAACGTGGTGCGCACCTGGAACTTCCGGCGCGGCGGCACCTTCGACGACGAATAG
- the gshB gene encoding glutathione synthase — MQLDIVVVMDPIDGIKPAKDTTFAMLLEGQRRGHRLLYVRPGGLSLRDGRAGTRVAPLVVRDDAAEWFSLGEFADIEFGPGQAVLMRTDPPVDADYLHDTQLLDFAREQGALIVNDPRGLRDFNEKLAALRFPDCCPPTVVSRDAATLKAFVNTHGQAVLKPLDGMGGRSIFRAAAGEPNLNVILETLTEGGRHLAMAQRYLPEIVDGDKRVLLVDGEPVEYALARIPQGDEFRGNLAAGGRGEGRPLSARDREIAARVGPEMKARGMLFVGLDIIGDWMTELNVTSPTGVRELDRQFGINIAARLFDAIEARMRDAAA; from the coding sequence ATGCAGCTCGACATCGTGGTGGTGATGGACCCCATCGACGGGATCAAGCCCGCCAAGGACACCACCTTCGCCATGCTGCTGGAAGGCCAGCGTCGCGGCCATCGCCTGCTCTACGTCCGGCCCGGCGGCCTGAGCCTGCGCGACGGCCGTGCCGGCACCCGGGTCGCCCCGCTGGTCGTGCGGGATGACGCCGCTGAATGGTTCAGCCTGGGCGAATTCGCCGATATCGAGTTCGGGCCGGGCCAGGCGGTGCTGATGCGGACCGATCCGCCGGTCGATGCCGACTACCTGCATGACACCCAACTCCTTGATTTCGCACGCGAACAGGGCGCCCTGATCGTCAATGACCCGCGCGGCCTGCGCGATTTCAACGAGAAACTGGCGGCCCTGCGCTTCCCCGACTGCTGCCCGCCGACCGTGGTCAGCCGCGACGCCGCCACGCTCAAGGCTTTCGTGAATACGCACGGGCAGGCGGTGCTCAAGCCGCTGGACGGGATGGGCGGACGCTCGATCTTCCGCGCCGCCGCCGGCGAACCCAATCTCAACGTGATCCTGGAAACCCTGACCGAGGGCGGCCGCCACCTGGCGATGGCGCAACGCTACCTGCCGGAGATCGTGGATGGCGACAAGCGCGTGCTGCTGGTTGATGGCGAACCGGTCGAATACGCACTGGCTCGGATCCCGCAGGGCGACGAGTTCCGCGGCAACCTGGCGGCGGGCGGGCGTGGCGAAGGCCGGCCGCTGTCGGCGCGCGACCGCGAGATCGCCGCCCGCGTCGGGCCGGAGATGAAGGCGCGGGGGATGCTGTTTGTCGGTCTCGACATCATCGGTGACTGGATGACGGAGCTGAACGTGACCAGCCCGACCGGCGTGCGCGAGCTGGACCGCCAGTTCGGGATCAACATCGCCGCGCGGCTGTTCGACGCCATCGAGGCGCGGATGCGCGACGCCGCGGCATGA
- the pilG gene encoding twitching motility response regulator PilG: MQEGNAAGLEGLKVMVIDDSKTIRRTAETLLKREGCEVVTANDGFEALAKIADQHPHIIFVDIMMPRLDGYQTCALIKNNQVFKTTPVIMLSSKDGLFDKARGRIVGSEQYLTKPFTREELLDAIRTYVNA, translated from the coding sequence ATGCAGGAAGGTAACGCCGCTGGCCTCGAAGGCCTGAAGGTGATGGTGATCGACGATTCCAAGACGATCCGTCGCACGGCGGAGACGTTGCTCAAGCGGGAAGGCTGCGAGGTCGTGACCGCCAACGACGGCTTCGAGGCGCTGGCCAAGATCGCCGACCAGCACCCGCACATCATCTTCGTCGACATCATGATGCCGCGCCTGGATGGCTATCAGACCTGCGCGCTCATCAAGAACAACCAGGTATTCAAGACCACGCCCGTCATCATGCTGTCGTCCAAGGACGGGCTGTTCGACAAGGCGCGGGGCCGCATCGTCGGCTCCGAGCAGTACCTCACGAAACCGTTTACCCGAGAGGAACTGCTGGACGCGATCCGCACTTACGTCAACGCCTGA
- a CDS encoding response regulator → MARILLIEDSPTETAVITQLLEKNGHEVTASTSAEDGIDVCRRDRPDLVLMDVILPGMNGFQATRAITRDVDTKHIPVLIVSTKGMETDKAWGMRQGARDYVVKPPQEADLIARINAALGA, encoded by the coding sequence ATGGCACGCATACTGCTCATCGAGGATTCGCCGACTGAAACGGCGGTCATCACGCAATTGCTGGAAAAAAACGGCCACGAGGTCACCGCCTCGACCAGCGCCGAGGATGGCATCGACGTCTGTCGCCGTGACCGGCCGGACCTGGTGCTGATGGATGTGATCCTGCCTGGCATGAACGGCTTCCAGGCCACCCGCGCGATCACCCGCGACGTCGACACCAAGCACATTCCGGTGCTCATCGTCAGCACCAAGGGCATGGAAACCGACAAGGCCTGGGGGATGCGCCAGGGCGCACGCGACTACGTCGTGAAGCCGCCGCAGGAAGCCGACCTCATCGCCCGCATCAACGCCGCACTGGGCGCCTGA
- a CDS encoding chemotaxis protein CheW: MARHSNRRDHGKPAKQPAAPARRSTLQRLADYEARSLAHIAGSPLQAGGREGWRGLAYRIGQHDLVSSFDEVVEILGVPGLTPVPGAQPWLLGLANVRGNLLPVADVKLFLEGQRSVAQERQRMLVIRQLGGDVAVLIDELYGQRSFHDEQRVDNELTGRYSHFVDRAYANDGRTWAVFSLERLSRTPEFRNAAA; the protein is encoded by the coding sequence ATGGCCCGTCATTCGAACCGACGCGACCACGGCAAGCCGGCCAAGCAGCCCGCCGCGCCGGCGCGGCGCTCGACCCTGCAACGCCTGGCCGATTACGAGGCCCGCAGCCTGGCCCACATCGCCGGCAGCCCGCTGCAGGCCGGTGGCCGCGAAGGCTGGCGTGGCCTGGCCTATCGCATCGGCCAGCACGACCTGGTGTCGTCCTTCGATGAAGTGGTCGAAATCCTCGGCGTGCCGGGCCTGACGCCAGTGCCGGGCGCGCAGCCCTGGCTGCTCGGCCTGGCCAACGTGCGCGGCAACCTGTTGCCGGTCGCCGACGTCAAGCTGTTCCTCGAAGGCCAGCGCAGCGTCGCGCAGGAACGCCAGCGCATGCTGGTGATCCGCCAGCTGGGCGGCGATGTCGCGGTGCTGATCGACGAGCTCTACGGCCAGCGCAGCTTCCACGACGAACAGCGCGTCGACAACGAGTTGACAGGCCGTTACAGCCATTTCGTCGATCGTGCCTACGCGAATGACGGCAGGACCTGGGCGGTGTTCAGCCTGGAACGCCTGTCACGCACCCCTGAATTCCGCAACGCGGCCGCCTGA
- a CDS encoding methyl-accepting chemotaxis protein — translation MSTVNNSVVGKAREAGTNFWLTLLAIAILVFAANTALSVWRATRLGNASTAVADLQVLSQQLASQAQEATGGNLDAFKAFKATKEQIDKNLALVDETYGSDISVSAPISAAKKTWAPLSQNAEQIIKSEAAVSGLGGNADRFNAAVPQLQAQLDEMVRAMSAAGAPSTQQYIAMRESILASQMARRIAEMQAGGPTAPLAGQGLRQDATVFEQVLKDLRDGGASAQKVTNATAVGSLGKATEIWTGMKKDLDAILAGSTSLFQAQAASSKITGASDEMLGDSRKLFSAFTSAGSLKDTSLIGNIWISIISGLVALAAILGLLWSLFRAQANRRASVEELNNRNQEAIMRLLDEMGSLAEGDLTVKATVTEDMTGAIADSINFAIEQLRSLVGTINDTSVQVSSSAQETQATAMHLAEAAEHQATEIGSATDRINEIAGSIRNVSHNSAQSAEVAQRSVEIATNGADVVRQTIQGMDNIRDQIQETSKRIKRLGESSQEIGAIVELINDISEQTNILALNASIQAASAGEAGRGFAVVADEVQRLAERASNATKRIEGLVSTIQSDTNEAVSSMEETTTEVVQGARLAEDAGTALGEIERVSNDLADLIRNISKSAEQQSDAASNISETMNTIQSITAQTSQGANQTASSIGNLAQLATNLRRSVADFKLPA, via the coding sequence ATGAGCACTGTCAACAATTCGGTCGTCGGAAAGGCCCGCGAAGCCGGCACCAATTTCTGGTTGACCCTTCTGGCCATCGCGATCCTGGTGTTCGCCGCCAACACGGCGCTGTCGGTGTGGCGCGCCACGCGACTGGGCAACGCCAGCACGGCCGTCGCCGACCTGCAGGTGCTCTCGCAGCAGCTGGCCAGCCAGGCGCAGGAAGCCACGGGTGGCAACCTCGACGCGTTCAAGGCGTTCAAGGCGACCAAGGAGCAGATCGACAAGAACCTGGCGCTGGTCGATGAGACCTACGGCAGCGACATCTCCGTGTCCGCGCCGATCAGCGCAGCCAAGAAGACCTGGGCACCGCTTTCGCAGAACGCCGAGCAGATCATCAAGTCCGAGGCCGCAGTCTCCGGTCTGGGCGGCAACGCCGACCGCTTCAACGCCGCGGTGCCGCAGCTGCAGGCGCAGCTGGACGAAATGGTGCGCGCGATGTCGGCCGCGGGCGCGCCGTCGACCCAGCAGTACATCGCCATGCGCGAATCGATCCTCGCCTCGCAGATGGCCCGCCGCATCGCCGAGATGCAGGCAGGCGGCCCGACCGCGCCGCTCGCCGGCCAGGGCCTGCGCCAGGACGCCACCGTGTTCGAGCAGGTGCTGAAGGACCTGCGTGACGGCGGCGCCAGCGCCCAGAAGGTCACCAATGCCACGGCCGTCGGCTCGCTGGGCAAGGCAACCGAGATCTGGACCGGCATGAAGAAGGACCTCGACGCCATCCTCGCCGGCAGCACCAGCCTGTTCCAGGCGCAGGCCGCGTCGAGCAAGATCACCGGCGCCTCCGACGAGATGCTGGGCGACTCGCGCAAGCTGTTCAGTGCGTTCACCTCGGCCGGTTCGCTCAAGGACACCAGCCTGATCGGCAACATCTGGATCTCGATCATCTCGGGTCTGGTCGCGCTGGCCGCCATCCTCGGCCTGTTGTGGAGCCTGTTCCGCGCGCAGGCCAATCGCCGTGCATCGGTCGAAGAACTCAACAACCGCAACCAGGAGGCGATCATGCGCCTGCTGGACGAAATGGGTTCGCTCGCAGAAGGCGACCTGACGGTGAAGGCGACGGTGACCGAGGACATGACCGGCGCGATCGCCGACTCGATCAACTTCGCCATCGAGCAGCTCCGCAGCCTGGTGGGCACGATCAACGACACTTCGGTGCAGGTCTCGTCCTCGGCGCAGGAAACGCAGGCGACCGCCATGCACCTAGCCGAAGCCGCCGAGCACCAGGCGACCGAAATCGGCTCCGCCACCGACCGCATCAACGAAATCGCCGGCTCCATCCGCAACGTGTCGCACAACTCCGCGCAGTCCGCGGAAGTGGCGCAACGCTCGGTGGAAATCGCGACCAACGGTGCCGACGTGGTGCGCCAGACGATCCAGGGCATGGACAACATCCGTGACCAGATCCAGGAAACCTCGAAGCGAATCAAGCGCCTCGGCGAGTCGTCGCAGGAAATCGGTGCGATCGTGGAACTGATCAACGACATCTCGGAACAGACCAACATCCTCGCGCTGAACGCCTCGATCCAGGCGGCATCGGCGGGCGAGGCGGGCCGCGGCTTCGCGGTGGTGGCCGACGAAGTGCAGCGACTCGCCGAACGCGCGTCCAACGCGACGAAGCGAATCGAAGGCCTGGTGTCGACCATTCAGTCCGATACCAACGAAGCGGTCAGCTCGATGGAAGAGACGACCACCGAAGTGGTGCAGGGTGCCCGCCTGGCCGAGGACGCCGGTACCGCGCTGGGCGAGATCGAACGCGTGTCGAACGACCTCGCCGACCTCATCCGCAACATCTCGAAGTCCGCCGAGCAGCAGTCCGACGCTGCATCGAACATCTCCGAGACGATGAACACGATCCAGTCGATTACCGCGCAGACCTCGCAGGGTGCGAACCAGACGGCGTCCTCGATCGGAAACCTGGCCCAGCTGGCGACCAACCTGCGTCGTTCGGTCGCCGACTTCAAGCTGCCGGCCTGA
- a CDS encoding pentapeptide repeat-containing protein, whose product MPRRTGLPDARTPLPRRPGLRCARLRCVRLRCVRLRCVRLRCVRLRCVRLRRVRLRRVRLRHARLRHARLRHVRLRHVRLRHVRLRHVRLRRVRLRHARLRRARLRRARLRCVRLRHVRPRHVRPRRARPRHVRLRRARPRHVRLRRARLQHVRLPPPPRHPRPAAAPASRTRAAHLASPRIRWPGRPASAPSAGCPAGRRPWRESGRPGARARRRRWHPSAVRRRSGA is encoded by the coding sequence ATTCCTCGGCGTACTGGGCTTCCAGACGCGCGTACTCCGCTTCCTCGGCGGCCTGGGCTGCGATGCGCTCGGCTTCGATGCGTTCGGCTTCGATGCGTTCGGCTTCGATGCGTTCGGCTTCGATGCGTTCGGCTGCGATGCGTTCGGCTTCGACGCGTTCGGCTTCGACGCGTTCGGCTTCGACACGCTCGGCTTCGACACGCTCGGCTTCGACACGTTCGGCTTCGACACGTTCGGCTTCGACACGTTCGGCTTCGACACGTTCGGCTTCGACGCGTTCGGCTTCGACACGCTCGGCTTCGGCGCGCTCGGCTTCGGCGCGCTCGGCTTCGATGCGTTCGGCTTCGACACGTTCGGCCTCGGCACGTTCGGCCTCGACGCGCTCGGCCTCGGCACGTTCGGCTTCGACGCGCTCGGCCTCGGCACGTTCGGCTTCGACGCGCTCGGCTTCAACACGTTCGGCTTCCGCCTCCGCCTCGACATCCTCGACCGGCAGCAGCACCGGCGTCGCGGACTCGGGCAGCGCATCTCGCATCGCCTCGAATTCGCTGGCCAGGGCGGCCTGCATCGGCACCATCTGCGGGCTGTCCTGCAGGCCGGCGACCGTGGCGCGAATCTGGTCGGCCAGGCGCGAGAGCGCGTCGGCGCCGCTGGCATCCATCGGCTGTTCGGCGGCGATCAGGCGCTTGA